In the genome of Flavobacterium panacagri, one region contains:
- a CDS encoding TerY-C metal binding domain-containing protein produces MRRLPIYFLIDISESMVGEPIQQVEEGLATIIQALKTDPHALETVYVSIIVFAGQPKTLVPLQEIVSFYPPKFPIGSGTSLSKGLGHLMYELRSNIVKTTYEVKGDWKPIVFLFTDGVPTDDTQAAINEWKNNWQRTANLIAVSFGNETDTKLLGELTENVLHFKNTSVQSYKEFFKWVTDSIKTSSISVENNSSGFELAKLDGETLSKIDLTKETRNKQYVDDNYVVLSGKCQNTKRPYLMKYRKNIASSVYAGIELASKNYKLVGAYQVDNNYFELADNSNFNNKVNTEELFGAPTCPCCGNQIAFAVCVCEKIHCIGDEQISTCPWCNNQGSYGYGEGGFDVNRAQG; encoded by the coding sequence ATGAGAAGATTACCAATATATTTTTTAATTGATATTTCTGAGTCAATGGTTGGAGAACCGATCCAACAGGTAGAAGAAGGATTGGCAACTATAATTCAAGCATTAAAAACTGATCCGCATGCTCTGGAAACGGTTTATGTTTCGATTATCGTTTTTGCAGGTCAGCCTAAAACATTGGTGCCACTACAAGAAATAGTGAGCTTTTATCCGCCTAAATTTCCAATAGGAAGCGGAACATCATTGAGTAAAGGATTAGGACATTTGATGTACGAATTAAGAAGTAATATTGTAAAAACGACTTATGAGGTAAAAGGAGATTGGAAACCAATAGTATTTTTATTTACTGATGGAGTTCCGACAGATGATACTCAAGCTGCGATAAATGAATGGAAAAATAATTGGCAACGAACGGCTAATTTAATTGCTGTTTCTTTTGGAAATGAAACAGATACCAAGCTTTTAGGAGAATTGACAGAAAACGTGCTTCATTTTAAAAACACCAGTGTACAATCGTATAAAGAGTTTTTTAAATGGGTGACAGATTCTATTAAAACAAGCAGTATTAGTGTAGAAAATAATTCAAGTGGTTTTGAATTAGCAAAGTTAGATGGAGAAACACTTTCTAAAATTGACTTAACTAAAGAGACTCGAAATAAGCAATATGTTGATGATAATTATGTTGTTTTAAGCGGAAAATGTCAAAATACAAAAAGACCTTATTTGATGAAGTACCGCAAGAATATTGCATCTTCTGTTTATGCAGGTATTGAATTGGCTTCAAAAAATTACAAATTGGTTGGCGCTTACCAAGTGGACAACAATTATTTTGAATTGGCAGACAACAGTAATTTTAATAATAAAGTAAATACAGAAGAGTTATTTGGTGCACCAACATGTCCGTGTTGTGGAAATCAAATCGCTTTTGCTGTTTGTGTTTGTGAAAAAATACATTGTATTGGAGACGAACAAATAAGTACTTGTCCATGGTGTAATAATCAAGGTTCTTACGGATATGGAGAAGGAGGTTTTGATGTAAACAGGGCACAAGGATAA
- a CDS encoding PP2C family serine/threonine-protein phosphatase, with translation MEETKRYLQSFLFQNKIDIPRSKQSLFEDFIANETNITAVKIIKEKQQIIMQNWELINRIDDITNRSVFLPNGTVNKAYEAKIDFIQLGWNDIVSYEIQNLENTGLSFDTEKELLSGIPKISGDLKIKLFFKIEGEPEETSLNEKVMIVIVNPDPKSLWKNLESDQNTPFAKEDNVAISSFFLDKKIVVASKRGRSHANVGSFREDDFAFKNFTANGWSVLAVSDGAGSSALSRKGSKLACDTLVEYFEENLDKENLKQFDEILLSYYQKSDPEASKKISHFVYNTLLKAAHFVNQTIEEFAIANKEDLKKFHATLIFTLVKKYNFGYAVLTFGVGDCPIGLLNKDLTEISLMNTIDVGEFGGGTRFITMPEIFQSDKLSSRFGFKLVDDFSYLMLMTDGIYDPKFVVEANLEKIEKWNEFLSDLKGNNEDESKVDFENENEDIASQLSTWMDFWSPGNHDDRTLAIIY, from the coding sequence ATGGAGGAGACCAAAAGATATCTTCAGTCTTTTTTATTTCAAAATAAAATCGATATTCCGAGAAGCAAACAATCTCTTTTTGAAGATTTTATTGCGAATGAAACGAATATAACGGCAGTAAAAATAATTAAAGAAAAACAGCAAATAATTATGCAAAATTGGGAGTTAATAAATCGAATTGATGACATTACGAATCGATCAGTTTTTCTGCCAAATGGTACTGTAAACAAAGCATACGAAGCAAAAATCGATTTTATCCAATTGGGATGGAATGATATTGTTTCATATGAAATTCAAAATTTGGAAAACACTGGACTTTCATTTGATACTGAAAAAGAACTGCTTTCTGGTATTCCAAAAATAAGCGGGGACTTAAAAATAAAACTCTTTTTTAAAATTGAAGGTGAACCTGAAGAAACATCTTTAAATGAGAAAGTGATGATTGTTATTGTAAATCCTGATCCAAAATCCCTTTGGAAGAATTTAGAAAGTGATCAAAATACTCCTTTTGCAAAAGAAGATAATGTTGCGATTTCTAGTTTTTTCTTAGATAAGAAAATAGTTGTAGCTTCTAAACGTGGGCGCAGTCATGCTAATGTAGGCTCTTTTAGAGAAGACGATTTTGCCTTCAAAAATTTCACAGCTAACGGATGGAGTGTTTTAGCAGTTTCTGATGGAGCGGGTTCGTCGGCTTTGTCAAGAAAAGGCTCAAAACTGGCATGTGATACTTTAGTTGAATATTTTGAAGAAAATCTTGATAAGGAAAATCTAAAACAATTTGATGAAATCCTATTGAGTTATTACCAAAAATCAGATCCAGAAGCATCGAAAAAAATAAGCCATTTTGTTTATAATACGTTATTAAAAGCAGCTCATTTTGTAAATCAGACAATTGAGGAATTTGCAATTGCGAATAAGGAAGACCTGAAAAAATTTCACGCCACTTTAATTTTTACTTTGGTAAAAAAATACAATTTCGGTTATGCTGTTTTGACTTTTGGAGTAGGAGATTGTCCAATTGGTTTACTAAACAAAGATTTAACTGAAATTTCGTTAATGAATACTATAGATGTTGGTGAATTTGGTGGAGGAACAAGATTCATTACCATGCCGGAAATTTTCCAGAGTGATAAACTTTCTTCACGATTTGGCTTTAAATTAGTAGATGATTTCTCGTATTTAATGCTAATGACAGATGGAATTTATGATCCTAAATTTGTGGTTGAAGCCAATTTAGAAAAAATAGAAAAATGGAATGAATTTCTATCAGATTTGAAAGGGAATAATGAAGACGAATCAAAAGTTGATTTTGAAAATGAAAATGAAGATATTGCGTCACAGCTTTCAACTTGGATGGATTTTTGGAGTCCAGGAAATCACGATGACAGAACCCTTGCTATAATTTACTAA
- a CDS encoding helix-hairpin-helix domain-containing protein translates to MSTVTVKSINDPSKTYQFVDNGEPMRGGVKDVYFSPDRKYVVAIFRDKLDFNQKERLQKITNKYYAQIQNGEAGEYYLNEVFRWPTDVIEYNNLTGIIVPVYKPKFFFRKGYQTSELIKGKEKNGKWFAGPKFRNPHFPLRIANAELGDWLSYFQVCVNLSRGVKKMHAMGLAHSDLSYNNVLIDPIERSACMIDLDGLVVPGLFPAEVIGTAEFIAPEVLSSKHLDKNDPNRKLPNRLTDLHALPVLIYMFLLHRHPLKGGKVHDLDTEKDDLLSMGEKAMFIEHPTDDANRPKLNQISKWDLPWADITKLPYTITGPYLKTLFDKVFVDGLHNPMQRPNAEEWEIALLKTTDLMQKCHNPTCEQKWYVFDNTNTPKCPFCGTAHQGTLPVLDLYYQFQETTWKPENHRLMVYNDQYLFQWHVNRNIVRNEKLAPEHKIPVGYFTFFNGKWVLVNQKLTSLKDLTEDKEIPIGTMVELNQGKKILLSNEEGGRVIMVTMANL, encoded by the coding sequence ATGAGTACAGTTACAGTAAAATCAATAAATGATCCTTCAAAAACCTATCAATTTGTTGATAACGGTGAGCCAATGCGCGGAGGTGTCAAAGATGTCTATTTTAGTCCCGATAGAAAATACGTTGTCGCTATTTTTAGAGATAAATTAGATTTTAATCAAAAAGAAAGACTTCAGAAAATTACCAATAAATATTATGCCCAAATCCAAAATGGAGAAGCTGGAGAATATTATTTAAATGAGGTTTTTAGATGGCCAACAGATGTTATCGAATATAATAATCTAACAGGTATAATTGTTCCTGTTTACAAGCCAAAATTCTTTTTTAGAAAAGGATATCAAACTAGTGAATTAATAAAGGGTAAAGAAAAAAATGGAAAATGGTTTGCGGGGCCAAAATTTAGAAATCCACATTTTCCGCTTCGAATTGCTAATGCTGAATTAGGTGATTGGTTGAGTTATTTTCAGGTTTGTGTCAATCTTTCAAGAGGAGTAAAAAAGATGCATGCTATGGGGTTAGCTCATTCTGATTTATCTTATAATAATGTATTGATAGATCCAATAGAAAGATCAGCCTGTATGATAGATCTTGATGGCTTAGTTGTTCCTGGTTTATTTCCAGCGGAAGTAATTGGCACAGCAGAATTTATTGCTCCCGAAGTACTTTCGAGCAAACATTTAGACAAAAATGATCCCAATAGAAAATTGCCAAACAGGCTTACAGATCTGCATGCTTTACCAGTTTTAATCTACATGTTTCTGTTACACAGGCATCCGTTAAAAGGAGGAAAAGTACATGATTTGGATACCGAAAAAGATGATTTATTGTCGATGGGAGAAAAGGCCATGTTTATTGAACATCCGACAGATGACGCAAATAGACCAAAGCTTAATCAGATTTCTAAATGGGATTTGCCTTGGGCAGATATAACCAAATTGCCTTACACTATAACAGGGCCTTATTTAAAGACTTTATTTGATAAAGTTTTTGTGGATGGACTGCACAATCCAATGCAGCGTCCTAATGCAGAAGAATGGGAAATAGCATTGTTGAAAACGACCGATTTAATGCAGAAATGCCATAATCCAACATGTGAACAAAAATGGTATGTTTTTGATAACACAAATACTCCAAAGTGTCCATTTTGTGGTACAGCACATCAAGGAACACTTCCAGTTTTAGATTTGTATTATCAGTTTCAGGAAACGACTTGGAAACCCGAGAATCATAGATTAATGGTTTATAACGATCAGTATTTGTTTCAATGGCATGTTAATCGGAATATTGTAAGAAACGAAAAGCTGGCGCCAGAACATAAAATTCCAGTTGGGTATTTTACTTTTTTCAATGGTAAATGGGTTTTAGTCAATCAAAAACTGACTTCGCTAAAAGATCTAACCGAGGATAAAGAAATTCCGATTGGGACAATGGTAGAGCTTAATCAGGGAAAAAAAATATTGCTTTCAAATGAAGAAGGCGGAAGAGTAATCATGGTAACAATGGCCAATTTATAA
- a CDS encoding TerC/Alx family metal homeostasis membrane protein, with amino-acid sequence MNQHPIFSEHPGLIIVFAVAVVIMLLLDLGIFNKKSHVVTNKEAITWSLVWISLAMIFSGLVYYFAGAAKFYEFQSAYWIEKALSVDNLFVFILVFKFFDVANQNKHKVLFWGIIGALVLRAIFIFSGAFLIELTYLNKLLSLAGLEGFKYDINLIMTAFGLFLVYAGVKSWSSGDDDDDEDYNNTRGARLIRKFFSVSDKYDGDKFFTIENGKKLATPLLVVVAVIEFTDLLFAVDSIPAIFAISNDPFILYTSNIFAILGLRALFFLLDNFIHLFSKLQYGLAIILSFIGIKMIISPFYHIESIYSLLVIGGVLLISVVASILMPEPKEA; translated from the coding sequence ATGAATCAACACCCAATCTTTTCAGAGCATCCCGGTTTAATTATCGTTTTTGCGGTTGCAGTAGTCATAATGCTATTGCTGGATTTAGGAATTTTTAATAAAAAAAGCCACGTAGTAACAAATAAAGAAGCTATAACTTGGTCATTAGTTTGGATAAGTTTGGCCATGATTTTTAGTGGTTTAGTATACTATTTTGCAGGCGCAGCCAAATTCTACGAATTTCAATCGGCATATTGGATCGAAAAAGCACTTTCTGTAGACAACCTATTTGTATTTATTTTGGTATTTAAGTTTTTTGACGTAGCTAATCAAAATAAACATAAGGTATTGTTTTGGGGGATTATTGGGGCATTAGTACTTAGAGCAATCTTTATTTTCTCTGGAGCTTTCTTAATTGAACTAACCTATTTAAACAAACTTTTAAGTCTAGCTGGATTAGAAGGATTTAAGTATGATATTAACTTAATTATGACTGCATTTGGTTTATTTCTAGTTTACGCAGGTGTTAAATCATGGTCATCTGGAGACGACGACGATGACGAAGATTATAACAATACAAGAGGGGCAAGATTGATTAGAAAGTTCTTTAGTGTAAGTGATAAATATGACGGAGATAAATTCTTTACAATAGAAAACGGAAAAAAATTAGCAACACCGCTTTTAGTAGTTGTTGCTGTAATTGAATTTACAGATTTGTTATTTGCAGTAGATTCTATTCCAGCTATTTTTGCAATTTCAAATGATCCGTTTATACTTTATACGTCAAATATTTTTGCAATCTTAGGACTTAGAGCATTATTTTTCTTATTGGATAACTTCATTCACCTATTTAGTAAATTACAATATGGTTTAGCAATTATTTTATCATTTATCGGAATTAAAATGATTATTTCGCCATTCTATCACATCGAATCAATTTACTCTTTATTGGTAATTGGAGGCGTACTTCTTATTTCTGTGGTAGCTTCTATCTTAATGCCAGAACCGAAAGAAGCATAA
- a CDS encoding ABC-F family ATP-binding cassette domain-containing protein: MLNIHNLSVSFGGTYLFEEVTFRLGAGDRVGLVGKNGAGKSTMLKMLAGDFKPDSGVISQEKDIKMGFLRQDIDFEQGRTVLEEAYEAFTEIKVVEKKLEEINHQLVTRTDYESEEYAKIIEDLSDYTHRFELLGGYNYVGDTEKILLGLGFKREVFNNQTETFSGGWRMRIELAKLLLQSNDVLLLDEPTNHLDIESIIWLENFLRNYPGVVVIVSHDKMFLDNVTNRTIEISLGKAYDFNKPYSQYLELRHEIREKQLATQKNQQKKIEETEKLIEKFRAKASKASMAQSLIKKLDKVERIEVDEDDNSVMNISFPVSKEPGKVVIEAEDVTKAYGDKTILKDISLLVERGSKIAFVGQNGQGKSTFIKALVNEFEYEGNIKLGHNVQLGYFAQNQAEHLDGEITLLQTMEDAATDTNRMKVRDMLGAFLFRGDDVEKKVKVLSGGERNRLALCKLLLQPINVLLMDEPTNHLDIKSKNVLKAALQKFGGTLLLVSHDRDFLQGMSNIVYEFKDQKIREYLGDINFFLEQRNMENMREVEKKDVVKNAPATKEKEASKLSYEDQKKGKSLQNRLSKIESQIQQLEKQIQHDDKMLETNYDKHIEDASFFTAYNKKKEDLEQLLMDWEIVQEEIDSFNA; this comes from the coding sequence ATGCTTAATATACACAATCTTTCCGTTTCTTTTGGAGGAACCTATTTATTTGAAGAAGTAACTTTCCGTTTAGGAGCTGGAGACCGAGTAGGTCTTGTTGGTAAAAACGGAGCAGGTAAGTCTACCATGCTAAAAATGTTGGCAGGAGATTTTAAACCGGATTCAGGAGTTATTTCTCAAGAGAAAGATATTAAAATGGGTTTCTTGCGTCAGGATATTGATTTTGAACAGGGAAGAACCGTATTAGAGGAAGCTTATGAAGCTTTTACTGAAATCAAAGTTGTAGAAAAGAAGCTGGAAGAAATCAATCATCAATTGGTTACCAGAACGGATTATGAAAGTGAAGAATACGCTAAAATCATTGAGGATTTATCTGATTATACGCACCGTTTTGAACTTTTAGGTGGTTATAACTATGTTGGAGATACAGAAAAAATTCTTTTAGGTTTAGGTTTTAAAAGAGAAGTTTTTAATAACCAAACCGAAACTTTTTCTGGTGGATGGAGAATGCGTATCGAATTGGCAAAATTACTTTTACAGTCTAATGATGTATTACTTCTGGATGAGCCAACCAACCACTTAGATATCGAAAGTATTATTTGGTTAGAAAATTTCCTTCGCAATTATCCTGGGGTAGTTGTGATTGTGTCGCATGATAAAATGTTCTTGGACAATGTTACGAATAGAACAATCGAAATTTCTTTAGGAAAAGCATACGATTTCAATAAACCGTATTCTCAGTATTTAGAATTGCGTCATGAAATTCGTGAGAAACAATTGGCGACTCAAAAAAATCAGCAGAAGAAAATTGAAGAAACAGAAAAATTAATCGAGAAATTCCGTGCCAAGGCTTCAAAGGCTTCGATGGCGCAGTCGTTGATTAAAAAATTAGATAAAGTAGAAAGAATTGAAGTTGATGAAGACGACAATTCTGTAATGAATATTTCTTTCCCTGTTTCAAAAGAACCAGGAAAAGTAGTAATCGAAGCTGAAGATGTAACCAAAGCCTACGGCGATAAAACGATTCTGAAAGACATTAGTTTATTAGTCGAAAGAGGAAGTAAAATTGCCTTTGTTGGACAAAACGGACAAGGGAAATCTACTTTTATCAAAGCTTTGGTAAATGAATTTGAATATGAAGGAAATATCAAATTGGGTCATAATGTACAATTAGGATATTTTGCCCAAAATCAGGCGGAACATTTGGATGGAGAAATTACACTGCTTCAAACGATGGAAGATGCCGCAACCGACACCAATCGTATGAAAGTACGTGATATGCTGGGAGCATTTTTATTCCGCGGAGACGATGTAGAGAAAAAAGTAAAAGTACTTTCGGGAGGAGAACGTAACCGTTTGGCGCTTTGTAAGCTATTATTACAGCCAATTAATGTTCTGCTGATGGATGAGCCTACCAATCACTTAGATATTAAGTCTAAGAACGTTTTAAAGGCCGCGCTTCAAAAATTTGGAGGAACTTTGTTGTTAGTTTCTCACGACAGGGATTTCCTTCAGGGAATGTCGAATATCGTTTACGAATTCAAAGACCAAAAAATTAGAGAATATTTAGGCGATATCAACTTTTTCTTGGAACAGCGTAATATGGAGAATATGCGCGAAGTGGAGAAAAAAGATGTGGTAAAAAATGCACCAGCTACAAAAGAAAAAGAAGCAAGCAAATTATCTTACGAAGACCAGAAAAAAGGAAAATCACTTCAAAATAGATTAAGTAAAATCGAGAGTCAGATTCAGCAATTAGAAAAACAGATTCAGCACGACGATAAAATGCTGGAAACCAATTACGATAAACATATTGAAGACGCATCTTTTTTTACGGCTTATAATAAAAAGAAAGAAGATCTAGAGCAGTTATTAATGGATTGGGAAATCGTTCAGGAAGAGATTGATAGTTTTAATGCTTAA
- a CDS encoding App1 family protein — MKPILQLYRGYANEQELIVMGHVLKKEHNYDFEKRKLKNATSILKLFRIKTIKNFDVYLHYNNEIIHTKTLDDGYFNFCIPLEKETHFGWMPYEVSLKYNDETIVCKGSFIRPHKGKLGIISDIDDTFLISHTKNFFKKLYILLFKNVNDRKVFKDVVAHYQALSQAGRDKPEEENAFFYISSSEWNLYRFIAKFTKIHKLPKAVILLKDIRRGITDFFMSGRGSHDHKFEKIKHVVEFYPTLKYVLLGDDSQHDPILYERICKIFPVTVIAVYIRQTGKSPKSEVQKILKNLENLNVSVCYFKESGKAIEHSKSIRIIE, encoded by the coding sequence ATGAAACCAATTCTACAATTATATCGCGGTTATGCAAATGAGCAAGAATTAATTGTGATGGGGCACGTTTTAAAGAAAGAGCACAATTACGATTTTGAAAAAAGAAAATTAAAAAACGCTACTTCAATCTTAAAGTTATTCCGAATCAAAACCATTAAAAATTTTGATGTTTATCTTCATTATAATAACGAAATCATTCACACCAAAACTCTAGATGATGGTTATTTCAATTTTTGTATTCCGTTGGAAAAAGAAACGCATTTTGGCTGGATGCCATATGAAGTTAGTTTGAAATACAATGACGAAACTATAGTGTGTAAAGGCAGTTTTATACGACCGCACAAAGGCAAACTCGGAATCATATCTGACATTGATGATACTTTTTTGATTTCTCACACCAAAAATTTTTTCAAAAAACTTTATATTTTACTTTTTAAGAATGTAAATGACCGTAAAGTCTTTAAAGATGTTGTCGCTCATTATCAAGCCTTAAGTCAGGCAGGAAGAGACAAACCTGAAGAAGAAAATGCCTTTTTCTATATCTCCAGCAGTGAATGGAATTTATACCGTTTTATTGCAAAATTTACCAAAATCCACAAACTTCCAAAAGCTGTAATTCTCCTGAAAGACATTAGAAGAGGAATTACTGATTTCTTTATGAGCGGAAGAGGAAGCCACGATCATAAGTTTGAAAAAATCAAACATGTTGTCGAATTCTATCCTACTTTAAAATATGTTTTATTAGGTGATGATTCACAGCACGATCCTATTTTATACGAACGTATCTGCAAAATATTTCCAGTTACCGTAATTGCGGTTTACATTAGACAAACTGGTAAATCACCAAAATCTGAAGTCCAAAAGATTCTAAAAAACCTAGAAAATCTGAATGTTTCTGTCTGCTATTTTAAAGAAAGTGGCAAAGCTATTGAACATTCAAAATCTATTAGGATTATTGAATAG
- a CDS encoding diacylglycerol/lipid kinase family protein gives MKKNILFVVNPISGDLDKSDLIEAVEEFAATNHFDLEVYETTGKNDPKEIQSIYKQYQPERIVVAGGDGTIKMVAEAMEEQDVIIGILPAGSANGLSVDLNLPDGIEENLKIAFLHHYIEMDMICINGKKSIHLSDLGLNANLVKNYEQSDVRGFWGYALQAFTTLKESEDPFVATISANNKTVEHTARMIVIANSQKYGTGVVINPNGAMNDGKFELVILKSLDLLLIGKIITGNMPIDSDDIVIISTEKAEIKTDYPVNFQIDGEYCGAQTSLEIHILHKQMKIAVP, from the coding sequence TTGAAAAAGAATATACTATTTGTTGTAAATCCGATATCGGGAGATCTTGATAAATCAGACTTAATCGAAGCTGTAGAAGAGTTTGCAGCGACCAATCATTTTGATCTGGAAGTGTATGAAACCACTGGAAAAAATGACCCAAAAGAAATACAATCTATATACAAGCAATATCAACCAGAGCGAATTGTTGTGGCTGGCGGTGACGGTACCATTAAAATGGTTGCCGAAGCTATGGAAGAACAAGATGTCATAATTGGTATTTTACCAGCAGGTTCTGCAAACGGGCTTTCGGTAGATTTGAATCTTCCCGATGGAATCGAGGAAAACCTCAAAATAGCCTTTCTGCATCATTATATCGAAATGGATATGATATGTATTAACGGTAAAAAAAGCATTCATTTAAGCGACTTAGGATTGAATGCAAACTTGGTTAAAAATTACGAACAAAGTGATGTGAGAGGTTTTTGGGGATATGCGTTGCAGGCTTTTACAACTTTAAAAGAATCTGAAGATCCTTTTGTAGCCACTATTTCGGCAAATAATAAAACAGTGGAACATACCGCAAGAATGATTGTAATTGCCAATTCGCAGAAATACGGAACAGGGGTAGTCATCAATCCAAATGGTGCGATGAACGACGGGAAGTTTGAATTGGTAATTTTGAAAAGCCTGGATTTGTTATTAATTGGAAAAATTATTACCGGAAATATGCCAATTGATTCAGATGATATTGTCATTATTTCAACAGAAAAAGCCGAAATAAAAACCGATTATCCAGTTAATTTTCAAATTGATGGGGAATATTGCGGGGCACAGACTTCCTTGGAAATTCATATTCTGCATAAACAGATGAAAATTGCGGTGCCTTAA
- a CDS encoding GNAT family N-acetyltransferase, which yields MNTTYSFQIYKSASLLPLEWNSLAAENIFLTREYLEVLENSSPVNMTCHFIGLFEEEKLIGIVLTQFLFAEKLESFGERDKCLKTSVRNFALKNFASHVLFVGNNMLTGQNAFIFDKNIKEAKAIKTLHKAVNQLKKDLKENGKKVHITSIKDFTAEEIKPLQAEFKNNYTFSTQPNMVFEIRENWKNEQDYIDALSKKYRDQYKRARKKSEGIVKQQMSLADIKQYEDVIYDLYFHVAKNAPFNTFFLARNHFSFFKEIMGDNFLLYGYFIDEKLIGFNTLIKNGDTMDTYFLGYDESIQREKMLYLNMLYDMIAYSIKKGFKEIVFARTALEIKSSVGAKPVKMYGLITHSNALINHNISRFFNYLEPKTEWQERNPFK from the coding sequence TTGAATACAACTTATTCTTTCCAGATTTACAAAAGCGCCTCATTACTACCATTAGAATGGAATTCGCTTGCTGCTGAAAATATCTTTTTAACTCGTGAATATTTAGAAGTTCTGGAAAATTCTTCTCCAGTAAACATGACTTGCCATTTTATTGGACTCTTTGAAGAAGAAAAATTAATCGGTATTGTTTTAACGCAATTTCTTTTTGCTGAAAAACTAGAATCGTTTGGAGAGCGTGATAAATGCTTAAAAACTTCTGTTCGAAATTTTGCATTGAAGAATTTTGCTTCACATGTTTTATTCGTTGGCAACAACATGCTGACGGGACAAAACGCTTTTATTTTTGATAAAAATATCAAAGAAGCAAAAGCCATTAAAACCCTTCACAAAGCCGTAAATCAGCTTAAAAAAGACCTAAAAGAAAACGGAAAAAAAGTTCACATTACAAGCATAAAAGATTTTACTGCTGAAGAAATAAAACCACTGCAAGCCGAATTTAAAAACAATTATACGTTTTCGACTCAGCCTAATATGGTTTTTGAAATCAGGGAAAACTGGAAAAACGAACAGGATTATATCGACGCTTTATCCAAAAAATATAGAGATCAATATAAAAGAGCCCGAAAAAAATCAGAAGGAATTGTAAAACAGCAAATGTCATTAGCGGATATTAAGCAATATGAAGATGTTATTTACGATTTGTATTTTCATGTCGCTAAGAATGCTCCGTTTAATACTTTTTTCCTCGCTCGAAATCATTTCAGCTTTTTCAAAGAAATCATGGGTGATAACTTTTTGTTGTATGGTTATTTCATTGACGAAAAACTAATTGGATTCAATACACTCATCAAAAATGGCGATACCATGGATACTTATTTCCTTGGCTATGACGAAAGTATTCAGCGCGAAAAAATGCTGTATCTAAACATGCTTTACGACATGATTGCCTATTCTATAAAAAAAGGATTCAAAGAAATTGTATTTGCTAGAACTGCACTCGAAATAAAAAGTTCTGTCGGTGCAAAACCTGTTAAAATGTATGGTTTAATTACGCACAGCAATGCTTTAATAAACCATAACATTTCGAGGTTTTTCAATTATCTGGAGCCCAAAACAGAATGGCAGGAACGAAATCCGTTTAAATGA
- a CDS encoding DUF1761 domain-containing protein: MKINFIALLISAIVTLVVGFIWYSPKVFGTIWMKENNLTQEELRKGSMLKIFGLTYIFSLMITMTLMSLTIHQSGAIGMVGGPPLMDSAKPSFTAFMADYGMAYRTFKHGALHGFMSGLFFAFPLIGINGLFERKSWKYIFIHTGYWLITLTLMGGIVCGFA; this comes from the coding sequence ATGAAAATTAACTTCATCGCATTGCTTATCTCTGCAATTGTTACCCTTGTTGTCGGTTTTATCTGGTACAGTCCAAAAGTGTTCGGAACCATCTGGATGAAAGAAAACAACCTCACACAAGAAGAACTTAGAAAAGGCAGCATGCTTAAAATTTTCGGATTAACGTACATTTTTTCGTTAATGATTACTATGACTTTAATGTCGCTTACCATTCATCAATCTGGTGCCATCGGAATGGTTGGAGGCCCGCCGTTAATGGACAGTGCAAAACCTTCTTTTACCGCTTTTATGGCCGATTATGGAATGGCATATAGAACTTTTAAACATGGCGCATTACATGGATTTATGTCTGGTTTATTTTTTGCGTTTCCGTTAATTGGAATTAATGGTTTGTTCGAAAGAAAATCCTGGAAATATATTTTTATTCATACTGGCTACTGGCTAATTACGCTTACTTTAATGGGCGGCATTGTCTGCGGTTTTGCATAA